One region of Raphanus sativus cultivar WK10039 unplaced genomic scaffold, ASM80110v3 Scaffold4222, whole genome shotgun sequence genomic DNA includes:
- the LOC130507251 gene encoding uncharacterized protein LOC130507251, which produces MVGLRCVVFYCDWYDTTPDRGVKIDAFGVISVHSRRKLQYYDPFILGSQADQVCYISYPRVTYRDDPWVTVTQINPRGRLNGSSDDDEPLQPESTSNAQAVEDLADVEFVENFTEFGLDAVVHSEPEAEVGEFDEDSEDSD; this is translated from the exons ATGGTTGGATTGCGTTGTGTAGTATTCTATTGTGATTGGTATGACACCACCCCAGATAGAGGAGTGAAGATTGATGCGTTTGGTGTTATATCGGTTCATTCGCGGCGGAAACTTCAATATTATGATCCCTTCATTCTTGGTTCGCAAGCTGATCAG GTGTGCTACATCAGTTACCCTCGGGTGACGTACAGAGACGATCCATGGGTCACAGTAACGCAAATCAACCCAAGAGGACGATTGAATGGAagttctgatgatgatgaaccatTGCAACCAGAGTCTACCAGCAACGCCCAGGCAGTTGAAGATTTGGCAGATGTTGAATTCGTTGAGAATTTTACTGAGTTTGGACTTGATGCTGTTGTACATTCGGAGCCAGAAGCTGAGGTTGGGGAGTTTGATGAAGATTCAGAAGATTCg
- the LOC130507250 gene encoding uncharacterized protein LOC130507250 produces the protein MSSGGYYRSWMDKPHLDPNTKLLTEEYVQGIKEFMRLVQQQPDAKNGMLRCPCSSCNNNKVIEEFNVWTHLYMKGFSRNYKVWYLHGETGYEYGSTSEPQPISEFQPDIRLEESRTDIDYGVGTEQMVHDHYRGEEPNPESRRFFDMLDAGKQPLYQNCRDGHSALSSATRLMGIKTDYNLAEECMDAITDFVKGILPEDNVAPGSYYEVQKLVAGLQLPYEVIDVCIDNCMIYWRADETRNECKFCGKPRFQETRGRVPIPFKRMWYLPLTERLKRLYQCERTAKAMRWHAEHSTNGEIRHPSDAKAWKHFQSIYQEFAEERRNVYLGLSTDGFSPFGKHGRQYSLWPVIVTPYNLPPSLCMRREFLFLSILVPGPEHPKRSLDVFLQPLIYELQQLWAHGFETYDVSCKENFHMRAVLMWTISDFPAYGMLSGWTTHGRLSCPYCQDDTAAFQLKNGRKTCWFDCHRRFLPPDHPYRRSRNAFTKNKQVFDGPPVEVSGEDLLKQFRYFDAERTPDVGGHENIRVSAVGELHNWHKKSIFWDLPYWESHLLRHNLDVMHIEKNFFDNLMNTVFNIQGKTKDNLKSRLDLVDICDRPELHVDENGTAPFPIYRLDGARKEEFFDWITDKVKFPDGYASNLGNCVDRSEGKFTGLKSHDCHVIMQRLLPFAFSALLPRNVHEAIAGISVFFRDLCSRVVTEEGINNLKTNAPVSMCNLEKIFPPSFFDVMEHLVIHLARELELGGPVQYRWMYIFERYMHHLKKMVKNLSRVEGSIVAQVINEETAIFAENYFPPEVHTKHRRPSRHNDRGERATYHVTVPSMFKEIGRLSGTFTKRRLTDTEHAHLQTYLLTNCEDVLQYESVYMAELRMTHRHATELELQQLRDNGFAVWLRSYVSHINK, from the exons ATGTCTTCAGGAGGTTATTATCGTTCATGGATGGATAaacctcatttggatcccaacaccaaattgcttacggaagaatacgTTCAAGGGATTAAAGAATTCATGAGGCTTGTTCAACAACAACCAGATGCAAAAAATGGTATGTTAAGATGTCCCTGCTCTAGTTGcaataataataaagttataGAAGAATTTAATGTTTGGACTCATTTGTATATGAAAGGGTTTTCACGTAATTATAAAGTTTGGTATCTTCATGGGGAAACTGGTTATGAatatggtagtactagcgaacctcagcctaTTAGTGAATTTCAGCCGGATATTAGGTTAGAAGAATCTAGAACGGAtatagattatggtgtaggtactgagcagatggtacATGATCATTATAGAGGGGAAGAACCAAATCCCGAATCTAGGAGATTTTTTGACATGTTGGATGCAGGAAAACAACCTTTGTATCAAAATtgtagagatggtcattcagcctTATCATCTGCAACTAGATTAATGGGTATTAAGACAGACTATAATTTGGCTGAAGAATGTATGGATGCGATTACTGATTTTGTCAAAGgcattctacctgaggataatgttgCACCGGGTTCATACTACGAAGTTCAGAAACTGGTTGCCGGTCTTCAACTACCGTACGAAGTGATAGATGTATGTAttgacaactgcatgatctactggagaGCGGATGAGACACGGAAtgaatgcaaattttgtgggaaacCTCGTTTCCAGGAGACGAGGGGAAGAGTTCCGATCCCGTTCAAAAGAATGTGGTATTTGCCATTGACGGAAAGATTGAAGAGGTTGTATCAGTGTGAGCGCACAGCAAAagcaatgagatggcatgcagagcattccacaaatggtgagattagacatccttcagatgcgaaggcttggaaacatttccagTCAATATATCAAGAATTtgcagaagagagaagaaatgtttatCTTGGATTAtctactgatggtttcagcccatttGGAAAGCATGGAAGACAGTATTCTCTTTGGCCAGTTATTGTGACACCGTACAACCTACCGCCGAGCTTGTgcatgcgacgagagtttttgttcctCTCAATTCTCGTCCCCGGGCCAGAGCATCCTAAAAGATCActagatgtgtttcttcaaccactgatatatgagttgcaacaactatgggcgCATGGTTTTGAGACATACGATGTTTCGTGCAAAGAAAACTTTCATatgcgggcagtacttatgtggacaataagtgactttccagcatatggtatgttatctggatggacaacacatgggagactatcatgtccatattgtcaagatgaCACAGCTGCTTTCCAACTAAAGaacggaaggaaaacgtgttggtttgactgtcacaggcgatttctaccacctgatcatccataccGCAGGAGTAGGAATGCAtttacgaagaacaagcagGTGTTTGATGGTCCACCTGTGGAAGTTAGTGGGGAAGATTTGTTGAAgcagtttaggtattttgatgCAGAAAGGACGCCAGATGTAGGTGGACATGAAAACATTCGAGTCAGTGCGGTTGGAgagctacataactggcacaaaaagagtattttctgggatctgccatattgGGAAAGTCATCTATTgcggcataatttagatgtcatgcatattgagaagaacttcttcGACAATCTGATGAACACAGTCTTTAACATCCAAGGTAAAACGAAGGATAACTTGAAGTCAAGgttggatttagtcgatattTGTGATCGTCCTGAACTTCATGTGGATGAGAATGGTACGGCCCCTTTTCCCATTTATCGTCTAGATGGTGCTAGAAAAGAAgagttctttgattggattacaGATAAAGTGAAATTTCCTGACGGATATGCATCAAATTTGGGGAATTGCGTTGATAGAAGCGAAGGAAAGTTTACTGGcttgaagagtcatgattgtcatgtaaTTATGCAGCGCCTCCTTCCGTTTGCTTTTTCAGCATTATTGCCACGTAATGTTCATGAAGCAATTGCAG GGATAAGTGTtttcttccgcgatttatgcAGCAGAGTAGTGACTGAAGAGGGTATTAATAATTTGAAGACAAACGCACCAGTCAGCATGTGCAACctcgagaagatatttcctccatcattcttTGATGTTATGGAACATCTTGTTATTCATCtcgcaagagaattggaacttggtggtcctgtgcagtacAGATGGATGTATATTTTTGAGCGTTATATGCATCATCTGAAGAAAATGGTCAAAAATTTAAGCCGGGTGGAAGGATCTATAGTGGCACaggtgatcaatgaagaaactgCAATCTTTGCTGAAAATTATTTTCCACCAGAAGTGCATACAAAACATCGAAGACCTTCTCGGCACAATGACAGAGGAGAGAGAGCAACATATCATGTTACTGTCCCAAGCATGTTCAAGGAAATAGGACGACTTAGTGGAACATTCACGAAGCGGAGACTTACGGACACTGAGCACgctcatttgcaaacatatttgctcaccaactgtgaagatgttctacaatatgagag tgTATATATGGCGGAGTTGCGTATGACTCACAGGCATGCAACAGAACTTGAGCTTCAACAACTTAGAGATAATGGATTTGCTGTGTGGCTTCGTAGTTATGTGAGTCATATAAACAAATGa